In Phycisphaerae bacterium RAS2, the DNA window GGAATCCTCCGAAGGCCAGAACAAGACTCAAGCACTGATTCCGGCCGTGGCTCAGCTTACGAACTTGGCCAAGGAAGATGCCGTGAAACTCGGGGAAAAACACGCGAAAGCCTGGGGACTAATTGAGGCTCATTGCACCGAGAACAAACAACTAGCAAACGTCGAAAACGTACTTTCGCGATTGCGAATGATGCTTAGCGCCGTCGGAAACGCGGATACGCTATCGGGGCTCAACAAGAGTGAGATCGGGGCTCTTGAAGAATCTGTGCGAAAAACCATCGCGCGTGTTGTTACTCCAGATCTAACGAAGATTCCAGGCGATTCCCCTCACAAGAAATTCGCCAAGTGGCTCATCAAAAGCTCCCGGCAAAAACCGATTGAAATATTCACAGTCAATTATGACGTGCTAATCGAGCATAGTCTCGAAGCGCTTCGAATACCGACATTCGACGGCTTTGTGGGCGGCTTTCGTCCCTTTTTTCATCCGGACAGCTTGCGCCGCCTAGAGGCCGCTCCTGGCGCGACCTGGATACGGCTCTGGAAGATGCATGGTTCCGTGACGTGGCGACGCATGGAGCAAGATGGACGATTCCGAGTCGTCCGCGGCGAACCAGATCCTGCCGGAGAAATGATCTATCCGTCATTTCAGAAATATGATGAATCGCGGCAACAGCCGTACTCCGCCTTTACTGACCGCCTAAGCCGATTCCTTGAACAGGATGACGCGTTACTTATTGTCGCGGGCTTCAGCTTCGGCGACGAACATATTAACAACCTCATTTTCGGCGCCTTGGAGAACAGGCCCCGGACGCACGTGTATGCCCTTCAATTTGATGAGACCCCTGAAGAATCGGATTTAGTTAAGCGCGCGTACCAGCGACCTAACATGATTGTTCTATGTCCGAGGACTGGAATCATTGGAGGCCGACGCGCGGCATGGACTCCGGTGGAAAGTCCGTCGTTTATGACCGATGTCTTTGAACTGATTAAGAAAGAGCCGGCCGAAGGCGCGGGGGCAACTCGGCAAGAGGAAGCAAAGTGCGGAGTCATGAAAATCGGAGACTTTGCGTCCTTCTGTGCCTTTCTTGAAGCGATGACGTCGGATTAGGTCGTTATGCCCCTGACAGACCCAACATATATTGGCCAAGTGGCTTCCGTCACTGGTGCAATAGTCCGCGTACGTCTTCGTGAAGACATGCCCTCAACCCTAGTGATGATTGGCGGCGAATCCTATCGCGTCGGACAGATCGGCGGGTTCTTTCGCGTTCCCCTCGGCTACACCAACCTCTACGCCGTCTGTACGCAGATCGGGGCCGATGCGGCCCCTCCCAACAGCATTGAGCAACGGTTGGGCCCTGCACTTGAGAGCGAATCGCAGCTTCGCATGTCCGGGTATCGATGGATGACCGTGGTGTTATTTGGCGAGGGGCTTGGTACCGACTTCGAAAGGGGTGTCGGGCAGTACCCGACTGTCGGCGACGAAGTACATCTAGTTACCAACGACGACCTCAAAATTATTTACGGCTGGACCAAGGGCAAAAAGGGCACGATTTCAGTCGGTCGTATCGCGGCAACCTCCGGGATCTCCGCAGATGTTAGCGTGGCCGGGCTTGTCAGCCGGCATAGTGCAATCGTTGGCTCCACAGGTTCGGGCAAATCTAATCTGGTTACGGTAATGATGGAAACAGTTTCCGATGGAAGCTTGCCGAATGCCCGCGCAATCGTTATTGATCCTCATGGCGAGTACGCGAGCGCTATTGGTAGCAAGGCACGCGTGTTCCGTATTCGGCCGAACGAGGAGGCTGGGGAGAGGCCACTCTGGGTTCCATATTGGGCGCTTCCCTTTTCTGAGCTACAGCTACTCACGCTTGGCGGGCTCCAACCCAATCATGAGGCCGCGATTAGGGATCAGGTGCTAGATATGAAAGTTGCCGCGGCGCAGCGCCTTGCAACTCCGCCACCACCAGAGACCCTTACCGCGGACTCACCCGTACCATTCAGCATTAAGAAGCTATGGTATGAGTTGGACAAATTCGAGCGAATCACGTTTCCATCTTCGAATCCACAGACTGATGATACTGCGTATCCTCCTGACCAAGTTGGCGATCCAGCAGCGTTGCGGTCGGATCGTTATCCGGCGGCGAGTCCCTACAACCAAGCACCCTACAAGAATCAACGGAAGCGAAACATCGAACGCCACCTTGACCTCATGCGGAGTCGATTGAAGGACGGCAGGTTTTCTTTTCTGTTTTCTCCGGGCGGTGGTTATGAACCCAATCTGGATGGCGCAGTGCAAGCCGATTTGGATACGTTGGTTAGGGACTGGGTTGGACACGATAAGCCAATAACCATATTCGACGTTTCGGGCCTGCCCTCCGAAGTGCTTCCCACCATCGTTGGCACCATGCTGCGGGTCGTTTACGACATGCTATTTTGGGCACAGGACCTCGCTATTGGCGGTCGCCAACAACCGCTGCTGGTCGTACTTGATGAGGCCCATCGCTTCGTTCCTGAAGGTTCTGACACCTCCGCCCACCGAACATTGTCCATGATTGCGAAGGAAGGCAGAAAATACGGCACTGGCCTCATGTTGGTGACACAA includes these proteins:
- a CDS encoding AAA-like domain protein is translated as MPSTLVMIGGESYRVGQIGGFFRVPLGYTNLYAVCTQIGADAAPPNSIEQRLGPALESESQLRMSGYRWMTVVLFGEGLGTDFERGVGQYPTVGDEVHLVTNDDLKIIYGWTKGKKGTISVGRIAATSGISADVSVAGLVSRHSAIVGSTGSGKSNLVTVMMETVSDGSLPNARAIVIDPHGEYASAIGSKARVFRIRPNEEAGERPLWVPYWALPFSELQLLTLGGLQPNHEAAIRDQVLDMKVAAAQRLATPPPPETLTADSPVPFSIKKLWYELDKFERITFPSSNPQTDDTAYPPDQVGDPAALRSDRYPAASPYNQAPYKNQRKRNIERHLDLMRSRLKDGRFSFLFSPGGGYEPNLDGAVQADLDTLVRDWVGHDKPITIFDVSGLPSEVLPTIVGTMLRVVYDMLFWAQDLAIGGRQQPLLVVLDEAHRFVPEGSDTSAHRTLSMIAKEGRKYGTGLMLVTQRPSEIDSAVLSQCGSLIALRLTNSADRAKVAAAVPDDLGGLVDQLPSLRTGEAIFLGEAMPIPSRVRVRKALHKPVGDDPKLPDVWQTTPRPDAASYTEALSNWRAQSTCTDDTDDETEDQNNA